ACAATTACAACAGACGCAAGGCATCCCAGAAGTACAGGATCATGCTTAAGCTTGAAGAACGTATCCAGAAGCTGGAGAAGATATAATGGAAATAATCAGTTGCATAATCGCATACACAATCGGTTTGATTGGTGGCTACCTTGCTGCAGCCGGAACCGACAACATCCCGACCATAAAACAAGTGGGATTCCTTGCAATAGCCTTGGCTTTGGTAATGACCCCCGTCATCATTTTCATCATCATTTCAGGAACAAAATGAAACGTATCGATCGAATGAAAAACATGATCATGCAAATCGACAACATCCTCACCGGCCTGGGACCATCACAAGCCAATGAGCGAGATATTGCTGCAATACTATCAAATCTCGCTTTGAGCTATGACGTACCCGCCCACATCTACAACGAAAAAGGTCGAAGGAAAATGGTATGAAGAACAAAAGGCTTTTTGAAATCGAACAAGATATCCGCCAATTTGGAGGCATAACAGTTTCTTTTTGTATCGAAGCTTCCGACCTGAACGAACTCTATTTCCTTCTCTATCAAAAAGGATATAAAAAAGGAACATACACCGTAAAAGAATTTCTCCCTGAAAGCACAATGCCCACAGAAGTCACCCCAGAGCCCCAAATGTCATTATTTGGATAAAAGCCCCATGAAAGAATGCCAGGAACTACTTCGCCAATACGGCCTAAACTTCAAGGAGGAAGCGTAATGACCGCAGAAGAATTCGACGCATTAAGCTTTCACAAAGGAATGGTCGTTCATTTCCTGGAACCAAAGACGGTGACCCGCCCTAATCCAACAAGAATTATGGGAGCCTTAATCAGACATGTGATTTTCAATGACGATACCGACGGTGGTGGTGGTGTCCAATACCATGACGAAAAAGGACGCCAAACCTTTGTACACTACTCTCGAATCGTAAGCATCAAGTAATTGACAATGCAGGACAAAGAGACTCAGGAAAAATCCTGAGCCTTTTCTTTTTTATCTAGATCAAGAGAACGCGGCTTGCAACACTTTTCTGGCGACAGCCTGATATGGCATTCCAAGCTCCGCAGCCTTCTTCTTCATGTTTTCCACCGTCTGTGGATCCAGGCGAAGAGAAACCATCTTAAGGCTCGACTTTTCCCCAGAAAGAGCTGTCTTGGCCTTTTCAACAAGGACCTTCAGCCTAGCATCGTCAATTCCAACCGATTCGTCAAGCTCTCGCTCCACATCTTCAAGTTCTTCAGCGGAAAGCGTATTTTCCACAATCTTGTGGCCGGAGGCAATGAGCGCGGCCTTCAATTCTTCCTTATCCATTTTCACCTCCATGTGACCTTCTGACCGTTACTATGGTGTACATGTCTGCTTCTACGATAATCGTCCACGACACGCCGTCAACAGTTCCAATCATCTTATATCTTCCGGAATTCGCAGCTTCAACTTTATAACCGGAAGAAAGAAACTTTCCCAACATATCGGGAGTAAATCCTCTTTCTGCCATTCTTTCGATTGCGTGTTCCGTGATATTCATGTTCTAAATATAAATTTGTATTGCTATTTTGTCAATACTAAAAGTGAAAACAAACTCGAAATCAATTCCGTCACAAACCAAAGGACACTAAACACAATTCTCAGCACGGCAAAACCGTCTAATTTTCGATTTCAGTCACAATTTAGTCACACAAACAATTTTCAAACGATAAAGAAAAAGCCCCAAGCCCTTTATTTATAAGGCTTGGAGCGTCATTGGTTAGTTTAATAGTGCCAGAGGGACTCGAACCCTCGTTGCCGGCGTGAGAGGCCAGTGTCCTAGACCACTAGACGATGGCACCGAATTGTTTGCTATTTCAGGAGCGGGCCTAATATAGCAAACTGAGTCAAATTTGACTAGTCTCTGTAGAAGAGATCCAGGTTGTTGACAACCGGGGTGCCAGCTTCGAGGTTTGCAATGTAGTCGTTGAAGAGAGTTGCGCCAACATAGCTGCCAGCATTTGCAACTTCGTTCTTGACTGCAGCCTTGAGGGCTTCTTCTTCCGGAGCCTTCTTGCTTTCAACCTTCAGCATCACAGCACCGTTTTCGGTAGCGATGGCAGAAGTCCATTCACCAACCTTAGCGTTCTTCACAGCCTTTGCGAAGTTAGCGTTGCTGTAGCCAAAGCCCGGAACGTAACCGTCAACAGAAGTGGTCTTGGATTCCACAGAAACCTTTTCAACAGCGGTGGTAGAATCTTCCGGATTGACAGCCTTCACCTTTTCAGCAACAGAGTTCAGGTATGCTTCTGCAGCAGCTGCAGCCTTTGCGCGGAGGAGGTTTGCCTTGATGCTGTTGAAGAAGAGATCCAAGCTACGGTCACCAGCCTTGAGGTCACCGACCTTTTCAGCAATGGCAACCCACTTGTTGCTCTTCATGACCGGGGAAACCTTGCTTGCTTCCGGCGGGAGATTTTCGTTGGGCCAAGCGTAAGCGGAAAGACCCTTGAGGTAACCCATACCTTCGATGTCTTCGCCACGAGAGAGCCAGTTGGAAGTCTTGGCTTCGAGGCCCTGTTCCTTGGCAGCGTCAGCAAAGGACTTGCCTGCATCGACTGCAGTCTTGATGGTGTTCAGGACAGCTTCGAGGCTATCGATGGTTTCAGAGGAAGCATTGACAACGAGGAGGATGTGACCGACCTTAGCCAGTTCAGCACCGGTGGAATCCTTGGACTTGCCGTAGGACTTGATGAGGTGGTAGCCGTACTGAGAGCGAACCGGTTCAGAGATTGCACCGGAATCGAGAGCGAGGGCTGCCTTTTCAAATTCAGGAACATAGAGACCACGGCCAGCTTCACGATCGAGAGTACCGCCATTTTCTGCAGAACCCGGGTCTTCGGAAGAAATGCGAGCCATGTCTTCAAAGGAGGTAGTTGCAGAAGAATCAGTCAACTGGTAGTAGAGGGTCATTGCGTATTCGCGGATGCGAGCGTCATCACCAGTGGTAGCTTCAACCGGGAGGTAAGCATAAACGAACTTAGCCATATCCTTGGTAACGAAGAAGCTGTCACGATGAGCGTTGTAGTAGCCAGCCACCATGACACTGTCAACAGTCTTGTCTTCGACAGCGAAATCTGCACCGTTAGCAACAGCAACCTTAACATCGTAATCGGTCATACGACGATCCACAGACCAGTTTGCTTCGAGAGAAGTGGTGTGGACAGAAGCGCCGACCAGAGCCTGCAGTTGGCGGACCGGAATGGTGGTGTTCTTGAGGTCTTCTTCAAACTGAAGCATCACGCCCCACTTGAAAGCTTCGGGAGTCTTGAGCCAAGCTTCGTAGTCTTCCTTGTTAAAGGTAGAGTCAGTGAGGAACTTCGGCAGACTGGCAATGTAGGCCTGAGAGCGCTGCATCAAGTCTTCCTGGGAGGTAGCCTGCTGCTGGATGGCATAGAGGCGACCCTGAGCTTCCTGGACCAGACGGCCACGAACGGCGTCCGGATTGCGGGAGAATTCAGATTCAAGTTCTGCGACTGAGGCCTGAAGTTCGGCCTTTTCGAACTGTTCGCCAAGGAGGATCTGGCGGACAAAGGAACGGAACACGTCGGAACGAAGCTGGGTGTACTGTTCATCTTCGAGGTGCTGACCCTGGTACTGGTTCTGGACGATATTCTTGATGCGGGAGTCGAATTCAGCATAAGAAATCTTCTTGTCGTTCACAACTCCAACCGGATAGCTGTGTCCCTGGTTCGGAACACGGTCCATGGCCAGAAGGCCCACTGCGATACCTGCAGCAAAGATTACAATAATCCACTTGGCTTTTTCATTAATCCACGTTAACATGAGTAGACTCCATTAGAATTTTATGGCTGCAAATTTAGTCAAAAAATTCCAATTTGTTTTATTTTTCCTTTATTTAATGCCGAAATACTCCTTTTTTTCTATTTATTGGGTATCCAAAATCGAAGATTTAAAACGGAGTTTAATCATGTACGATATTTTGGTCCTTGGCGCCGGCATTTCCGGTTTGAGTGCAGCACTCCATGCCGCAGAAAAAGGTCTCTCTGTTGTCATCCTCACGAAGGGTGCAAAGCCGGACGGATCATCAAACTACGCCCAGGGCGGTATCGCTACAGTCACCGAAAAGACAGACAAGTTTAAATTCCACATTGATGATACCTTGGAAGCTGGCGCAGGCCTTTGCAAGAAGGAACCGGTGAACATTCTCACCAAGAGCGGTCCTGCCACCATCAAGCAGTTGGTCAAGTGGGGCGTCCAGTTTACACCTTCTCCCGTGAACCGTGAAGAATTCGACCTTCACCTGGAAGGCGGCCACAGCCATCACCGTATCCTTCACGCCGCAGACCTTACCGGCAAGGAAATCATGCGCGCCCTCCTCTGCGAACTCCACAAGCAGAAGAACATCGACTATCTGGAAAACTGCTACATCAAGGATTTGATCTGCAACGGTGAAGGCAAGGACAAGCGTTGCGTCGGCGCAAAGATTATTCATCAGAAGTCTGGCGAAGTTGAAAACATTTACGCAAAGGCCACCATCCTTTCTACTGGCGGTGCCGGACGCATTTGGCAGTACACCGTTTGCCCGCCGGACAGCTGCGGCGACGGCATGGCTATTGCAGCCCGCGCAGGTGCAGCTCTGCAGGATATCGAATTCATGCAGTTCCACCCCACCAGCTTGTACGCCCCCAGCCTCAAGAAGCCGTTCCTGATTTCCGAAGCCGTACGTGGTTTCGGAGGCATCCTCAAGAACGACAAGGGCGAAGAATTCATGAACCAGGTTCATCCTCTTCATTCTCTCGCTCCCCGCGACATCGTGGCTCGTGCCATCCATCGTGAAATGCAGCGTCTGGGCAAGCCACACATGTACATCGACTTAACTGGCCACACCCCGAAGGATATCCGCAGCCACTTCCCCAACATCTATGCAAAGTGCATGGAAGTTGGCGTGGACATGACCAAGGAATGGATTCCTGTTGTTCCGGCAGCGCACTACATGTGCGGCGGCGTACTGGTTGACACCTGGTCCCGTACCGAAATCAAGGGCCTTTACGCCTGTGGCGAAGTTGCTGCAACCGGCGTTCATGGTGCAAACCGTTTGGCATCCAACTCCTTGTTGGAAAGCGTCGTCTACGCAATCCGCGCTATCGACAACATCGAAACCAGCGGCCTCCTGAAGGAAAAGATTTCTACCTCCCGCTCCTCCAAGAAGGAAAAGGTCTCCTACACCAAGGCAGCCTACTGGCGCAAGCGCCGCAAGATGTTGCAGGACATGATGTGGACCCACTGCGGCATCGTCCGTACCGTGGCAGGCCTCAACCAGGGCCTCAAGGTTATCGAATCCTTGGAAGCAGACATCGCAACAGCCATCAAGAACAAGGAAACCGAGAATTTCTACTTCATCGAATTCCAGAACGCACTTCAGGTGTCCAAGATGATTCTTATTGCAGCACTCCGTCGCAAGGAATCCCGCGGCCTCCACTACATTCTGGATTACCCCAATCCCGACCCCAAGAGCAAACACCAGAGCATTTACCTGGGCGACAAGAAGTAATCATACTTAGGGACTAGGGATAAGCGTGGTAGCAAAAAGCGACAAGCCGACAAAGATTGGCGGATATAAACCGACCCAGGAACTGAGTTCCGGAGCCATGGGAAATCTGTGGCTCTGTCACGATCCTTCTTTGGACCGTATGGTGGTCGTCAAGCAGATGCGCGAAAATTTGGAAGAAAACAGCGATGCCGTCAAGCGTTTCATGCGTGAAGGCAACATCCTCGCCCACCTGAACCATCCGGCAATCATTCAGCCCCACGCCCTCTGGAAGGAACGCGACGGAAAGCTTTCGCTTTCCATGGAATTCGTCAACGGCATCACGCTGCGCCAGCTTCTTGACAAATGCAAGCAGCCGCCCCTGTGGGTTGTCATGGCAATTCTTTACGACGTACTTGGTGCATTGGGTCACGCCCACCGCGCAGGCGTTGTACACCGCGACTTGAAACCAGCCAACATCATGATTGACGTGGATGGCCGCGTACGCCTCCTGGACTTCGGCATTGCCCACACGGACAACCCGCTGAACGATTCCGAGGACAGCCTCACCATCACTGGTGCAATCCTCGGTACCGTCACCTACATGAGTCCGGAACAGACCCTTGGTGAAGACGCCTCCCCCGCCTCCGACCTTTTTGCGGTGGGCGTGATTGCAAGCGAAATGCTTATGGGCGAAAACGTTTTCCGCGGCGAGAACTTTGCAGATACAGTCAAGCGCGTCCAGAAACTCCGCATTACCGACAAGGCTTTCGACAAACACGTACCGAAGCCTCTCCGCAAGTTTGTCATGAAGCTTCTGGCAAAGAAGCCGAAGAACCGTCCGCTGACCGCATTCGACGCAGCCAACGAACTTTCTGAGCAGATGAAGAACCTTCCCCGCGACCTCAGCCCATATATGGGCATGTGGACTGCAGCACTTAAGAGCAGCGACGAAAACGCAGGCGAAGATCTTTTCACAGAACCTCCCGTTTACAAGACATCAAAGAAGGTCCCGTTTGTTCTCGGGCTTTTGTCCGGTGCAGCTATTTCAGCAGCGGTTGCAAGTCTCATTCTTTTTGTTCTATAGTTGTCTATGAATACCATTGATATTGTCAGCCTCGCTCTTATGACCCTTCTCGCCTTGATTGGCGTTTGGCATGGCCTGCTTCGAGGCATTTTCCGTTTGATTGCCTGGGCATCCGCAGTCATAGGGGCATACCTTACCAACGCACACTTTGCGAATACGGTCGTGGAGAATCTTGGTTGCAGCAATTTCTCGGCTACCATCGTTTGCCTCTGCATCGGTTTTCTCGTACCGTTCCTCCTGTTCCTTTTCATTGGCCACGTCATCAACAGGGCTGTCAGCGATACCGTCGTCAACAAGTTCGACAGAATTCTCGGAGCTTTGTTTGGCGTAGTCAAGGCTGTGCTGATCCTCTTTGCTCTGCTGACCATTATGCACGTTCTGCCTTTTGGCGGGGTCATCAAGGAAACCCGCGACACAGCCGTTGCATACAAACTTTATCAGAGCACTTTGGAATCCTTAGGTTATTCCTCCGACCCCATCGACTTGGTGGACGTTGCAGAAAAGAAAGCCACCGAATTCACCAAGAATATCACCGACAAGGCTGCAGAAAAAGCATCTGAAGTCGCAAGCGAAGCTGCAAGCAGGGCAGCCACCGCAGCCAAGGATGCCGCAGACAAAGCCCTGGAAGAAGCTAAAGACGCAGCAAAGGCCGCCGTCGACCAAACACAAAAAAAGGCAGCTGACGCCGCCCTTAATAAGAAAGATTCTGCAGAGTCCGCAAAAGCAGACACTACTCGCAAAAACTAGCAACGAGACGCAATAGACTTGGCGCAGGCTTCCGCCTCGCGAACAATGTCTTCTTCACCGTCGATATGGCGGTTCTTCATCACAAACTTGCCATCGCAAATGACCGAGTGAATGGCGCGGGAATCTGCAGCGTACACCCAGTTGCTCACAAGGTTGTGGCAGGGGTTCAAGCGTTCGTTCCTTAAATCCACCAACAAGGCATCGGCAAGGAAACCTTCGGCAATAACGCCGGCTTCTACACCATAAGCGGTAGCGCCGCTTGCTGTAGCCATCTTGAGGACATCATCAGCGTTCAAGGTATCGGCCTTTCCCAAAGCCTTCGCCAACAAGGAAGCCACCTTCATTTCCTCATGCATATCCAAATTATTGTTGGAGGACGCGCCGTCAGTTCCAAGAGCCACCAGCATGCCACTATCCAGCATCTTCGGGATCTTGGGAATGCCACTATTAAGCTTGAGATTGGAGCAGGGATTCAAAACTGCAGCAGAACCGGATTCAGCCATCAAGGCCATATCCTGTTCAGACAAATGCACGCAATGGGCGGCGACAAAGTTATCGCCCAGCACGCCGTAACGGGCCATCAGTTCCACAGGAGAACAGCCGTCTTTCTTTTTACAATCCTTCACTTCCTTTGCTGTTTCAGACAAATGAGTATGAAGAATCATTTCTTCTTCGCGGGCAATCTTTGCGCAACGCTTGAAAAGATCCTCCCCAACCATGTAGATGGAATGAGGCATCACCGCAAGCTTTACACGATCAGATTCAAACTTATGGTCCTTAATGAACTTGAAGTTGTTCTCAATGGCTTCGTCAGTCATAAGGCCTTGTGCAAAGGTGACACCAATGGAGGCGCGAATTCCCATTTCCTTTACAACCTTCATGGTCTGTTCACGATGCCAGTACATATCAGCAAAGAAAACCGTACCAGACTTTATCATTTCAAGAACCGCAAGGCGTGAGCCAATTTCAATATCCTTAGGAGTCATCTTGCCTTCAAAGGGCCAGATATGGTTCTGCAACCATTCCTGCAGAGGCATGTCGTCGGCGTAGCCGCGCAAGAGGGTCATGGCGGCGTGGCAATGTCCATTATAGAATGGAGGCAAGATAGCCAAGCCAGAACAGTCCACAATTTCGGCCTTATCGTAATCCTTGGAAGTCAGGGGACGAACCACCTTGGAAAAACGTTTTCCGGAAATGAGGATATCTCTCACCTGACCTTGGAACATTACGGACTTTAAAACAATTTTGGACATTTTAGCCTCTTGAATTCGTTGTTTTGAATATAGAAAACACTTTTTGTAAGGAAATTATATATTATTGGAATATGACAAACGAACAACCAGAAACACTACCAATTACACGAACTGAATTTTCCAAGTTGGAAATTTTCAAGAACGTTTCTTTTGAAAGCTTGGCAGGATACCTTCTCGGCTGTAAAAAAATTTTGGCCCAGCCCGGAGAGCTTTTGATTGATCCCGAGCACCCCATCCGTCGCCTTATTGTTGTTCTTGACGGTCTGTTGGAAGTTAAGCTCACGTCTCAGGGTGGCAATTTTTCTGACACTATTGAGCCGGGTCACAGCGCAGGTGAAATGTCCATCTTCGACAACATCAAGCCCAGTGCCAGCGTTTATGCCAAGGAACCTAGTCACCTGTTGATTGTAGATGCAACTACAGCGCTGGCTATGATCCACGCCTCCCACGATCTTTGTTTGAACTTTTTGCATATTCTATGCCAGCGAATCCGCAACAACAACCGTGTGGTTTGCCAGGAAGAATACCACATCCGTTGCATCGAAGAGAACGCACGAGTAGACTCCCTCACTGGTCTTCATAACCGTCGCTGGTTGGAAGAAATGTACGCCCGCGAAATGACTCGTAGTAACGCAGGCAATTTCAAACTCTGCGCCTTCATGCTGGACATCGACCACTTCAAGCACGTAAACGACACCTACGGTCACTTGGCTGGCGACCAGGTTCTCATGTCTGTGGCTCAGTCCATTACCAAGAGTCTGCGTCCCTCCGACATGCCAGTCCGTTACGGCGGCGAAGAATTCACCGTGTTCCTTCCGGGAACCTCCCTGGACAATGCGAAGGTCATTGCCGAACGCATGCGCAAGAACATTGAAAAGATGGAGATTACGCTTCCGTCTGGAGAACTTCTCAAGGTCACAGTCAGCATCGGTTTCACCGAACGCATCGAGAATGATTCCGTACCCTCCATTATCGAGCGTGCAGACCAGGCTCTGTACAACGCCAAGGAAAACGGACGCAACCGCGTTTGTATGAACCTGGGGCAAGACGAAATGTTCCTGTTCTAGCAACTATTAGCAATAATCATCAAGACTCAAAACCACCAGCATAGCTGATGGTTTTGTTTTTTACGCTACATTTCCTTGACGCAGCGTACAGAGATATATACGTCAGCTTTTTGGTCGTAGAAGTCTTCAAATTCGAATTCATTCTCGCGGACCCGTAAAAAGCCGTAATCCCCAATCCAGAAAAAGCTCATGGCATCCTTGAAGTAGTAAACGCCGTCGTAATCCACATAGGCACCGGCAGGCTTGTCGAACAAATTAAGGATATCCAAGCTGTTCAACCGGTTTTTCATCTCCCTGAACTCGGCAAAGTATGGCAAGCGCCAGCCTATGGGACAAATGGATCGACCATCGTACTCCTGATACAGGGCACCATAAATTTCACAGTTTTCAGGTTTTCCATCGACACACTTGCTGCGTGACGTTTTGATTCTCAGATTTTCAGTCATCCATACAAGGTTGCTGTCCACCACAGTCTTGTAAGTGTTTCCATCTCGAGAATCTGTAAATGTACCTAAGGTTCCGTTTTCCGGATAGACAGGATTTCCGCTCTGCTTGTAGCCCGGGGCATTCTTCACGCAACGAACAGAATAGGCAGTGGTATCTATGTTCTTATGAATGTTGGCTTGGCTATTGGCACCAGACATACCCATAATGTAGCCGCCGTCAACGTAACGTAGCCTATTGGATGTCCAGAACCCAGCCACTGACGACAGACCGCCAAACTTGCCGCCCATGTCGTAGTAACCCGCGGGTTTTGCATTGAAGCCCAAGACATTACTGCCGTTCCACCATTTCCATTCTTCACTAGTCTTTAAAACCCTAGCTGTACCATCCTTGTAGCCAACGAAAGCACTAGCGATGTGTACAAGGGAATCCATTTCCTCAAGACTTGGCAGGTGCCAACCCGCAGGGCAAGCGTTCAACGCATCTTTCTGGAAATAGAGGCGACCCAGGGATTCGCAGTTTTCCTGCTTTCCATCGGGGCAAACACTTTCTGACGTTTTGTAATTCAAGTTCTCCGCCATCCAAGTCTGGCTTCCGATTTTTACGATCTTGTAGGTCTTGCCATCACGTTCATCCTTGAATTTTTCAGAATCGTCATCATCCACATAATCCATGGAATCCTGAACACAGCGAACAGAAAGCCCATAACTTCTATGAAGAGGAAGGCATTCCGACTGGTCTTTGGAATTACTCAGGCCTAAGCAGAAAGTCCTTGCCCAGTGGCTAGATTGTAGTGTAGAAGTCCAGAAGGAAGCAATCTTCGATTCTGAATAGTACACAGTATCCGAAGCCATGACGCCTGCAGGCAAGGCGTTGAATCCAAAGTAGTCATCCCCATTGTCATTGTCAGACCAACCCTGGTTCGATTTCAAGCTGAGGGTTACACCTTCAAAGTAATGTTGAGAAACTGATTTGGTTAAAAGTTTATACTCATCGTAGCTAGGCAAATGCCAACCTGCCGGGCATGCGTTCCAAGCGCTGGACCAGGCATACAGTCGGCCATACTTGTCGCAGTTTTCCTCTTTTCTTGCATAGCAGTTGCTGCTATCCATGGCAAAGTTCAAGTTCTCTGCCATCCAGAACTGCGTACCAATTTTAACGGCCTTATAAGTCTTGCCGTCACGATCGTCCTTAAAGGTCTTTTCAACTTTCTTGGCCTTCGGGCGGAAGAATTTTACCGTAACATCGTTAATGCGATGAGTACCGGATACGGACTCGTTTTTTCGCTGGAGGCAACGAACAGCGGCGTACCCGGATTTCCAATGAGGAACAATTGTAGCAGAATCAGACTTGGAATCAATTTCCAGGACATAAGCATCGGAACCAAATAGATTATCTACAGAGGATTCTGTAGCGACCCAAAATCTGGAGCCCAAGAAACTGCCCATTTCATCGTCATAATCATTGTTAATGGATGGAATAGCGGAGAATCCCACATCATCTGTACCGCGGCCACCAAGTTCCAAGAGCCTTTCCTTTCTGCGTTTTGCCGTAGCAATGGAATCGTTCCTGTAATATATTTCCCAAGCCCTAGCTCGATCTACGGAATGAATAGAGTCTCGATAGTCATTTATTTTGTTAATGTTATACCAGAGTGTCACTGGTTCCGCCGGACGATTCCACACATCGTCCTCTTCCTGTGGGATATAGGATTCTTCGTACTCATCAAAGCATTCGCAATCCTCCCCTTCTTCATAATCTTCGTACTTGATTACGGAACCGCAGTCTTCATCGGCAAGGCACAGCAAGTAATCCGGATAGTTATTTGCCCTAAGTACTGTGGCAGAGTTATCCTTAGCCTTGTTCTTTTTGTTTTTTACGCTCCTAACATATTTCAGCAGTTCTTCAACGTCCTTCTTTCTAGGAAGCCTATAGCCGTTAGGGCAATTACCATCAAAGGAACGAAACGTGTAAAAGCAAAATTTGTCATTGGAGCATACGTTAGTAGCTTCATTCCATTTATACAAACGGCCGAAAGTACGACATTCGCCCATGGGACAGAAACTACTATCCGTAGCGAAGTTCAGGTTTTGGGACATCCATCGCTGATTGCCAATATCAACGGTAGAATATTCCATGCTATCGCGGCCATCTGTGACGGAGCCCACATAAACATAGCCGTAAGATACCGAGCATGCAAAACCTACAGCTATCATGATCCATTTCAAGAAAACGTTCATCTCGTCCTAATCCTACAAACAAATTCTTATAATTCAAATTTAAAAAAAGAACCCCCGGAACAATCCGAGGATTCTTGTAATAATGAATGTAAGGTTTCAAAAACTTAAAGTCTCTTGAGGACAGCCTGTGCGTGGTGGTAGAAGCCTTCTTCCATTGCAACAGCGGCGATTGCCTTGCCGTTCTTCTTGATGGCCTTTTCGCTGTAGCGGATGATGGACATACGCTTCAGGAAGTCGTACACGCCGAGAGGGCTGAAGAAGCGGCCTGTGCCGTTGGTGGGCAGCACATGGTTGGGGCCGGCAAAGTAGTCGCCCACCGGTTCAGAAGACCAGTGACCGATAAACACGGCGCCAGCGTTTTCAATCTGGGCGGCCATGGATTCAGCTTCGTCTGTCATGACTTCAAGATGTTCCGGAGCAATCTTGTTTGCAATGGCAACACCGTCGAACCAGTCCTTCACAACGAGAATGCGACCGAAGTTGTCCAGCACCTTCTGGAGCAATTCCTTCTTGGGGCTGTTTTCCACCTGGACGTCTACGCAAGCAGAAATCATCTGGGCAGTTTCCATATCATCGGTAATGCAGATGGCGGCTTCGAAACCGGAACCGTGTTCCGCCTGGGAAAGCAGGTCTGCTGCAACGAAATCCGGATCGGCAGTCTTGTCGGCCATGACGAGAACTTCGGAGGGACCAGCCACCATGTCGATGTCTACGACTCCGAAGACTTCCTTCTTGGCGACAGCAGCGAAAACGTTACCCGGGCCAACAATCTTGTCGACACGTTCAACGATGGTCTTGCCCTTGGCGTCCTTGGCACCGTAAGCCAACAGGCCGATAGCCTGAGCGCCACCAATGTGATAGACTTCGGTAATACCCAACTGCTGCAGCACGAATGCCACGGCGCGGTTGATTTCGCCCTTGATGGGGGTAACAACCACAATGTCCTGAACACCTGCAACGAGAGCGGGCACTGCGTTCATGATGACGGTGCTGGGGTAAATGCCTGCACCACCCGGAACGTAGAGGCCCACGCGCTTCATGGGGCGGATGCGCTGACCAAGAACCACGCCGTCCTTACCTTCCATGAGCCAGGATTCTTCCATCTGGTTCTGGTGGAAATCGCGGACGTTCTTGATGGCCTGCTTCAGAGCCTTCTGCAAATCAGCAGGGCACTTGGCGGCGGACTTTTCGATTTCCTTTTCGGAAACGCGGATGTTCTTGCCCTTCAGGCCATCAAACTTCTGAGCGTATTCTACAGCCTTTGCGTAGCCGCCCTTCTTGATGTCGGCAAGGATATCTACAACCTTGTTATAAATTTCGCGGCTGGGAGCAACTTCGCGACCGCAAATGCGTTCAATTTCCTTAGAATTAGGAGTAGCCTTAACTATTTGCATTTCTTAGTTTCCTTCAAAATCTTGTAGCACAGACCGTCCATCAAGGCAAGCCAGCTGGCTTCGATGATGTTGGTGCTGACACCTGCCACATTCCAATGTTCCTTGTCGTCGCCGAAGGTAGTCCACACGCGAACCAGAGCGTCGGAGCCTACGGAAGAACCGAGAACGCGGACCTTAAAGTCGTCCAGACGGACCTTGGCCATATACGGGAAG
The sequence above is drawn from the Fibrobacter sp. genome and encodes:
- a CDS encoding serine/threonine protein kinase — encoded protein: MVAKSDKPTKIGGYKPTQELSSGAMGNLWLCHDPSLDRMVVVKQMRENLEENSDAVKRFMREGNILAHLNHPAIIQPHALWKERDGKLSLSMEFVNGITLRQLLDKCKQPPLWVVMAILYDVLGALGHAHRAGVVHRDLKPANIMIDVDGRVRLLDFGIAHTDNPLNDSEDSLTITGAILGTVTYMSPEQTLGEDASPASDLFAVGVIASEMLMGENVFRGENFADTVKRVQKLRITDKAFDKHVPKPLRKFVMKLLAKKPKNRPLTAFDAANELSEQMKNLPRDLSPYMGMWTAALKSSDENAGEDLFTEPPVYKTSKKVPFVLGLLSGAAISAAVASLILFVL
- the nadB gene encoding L-aspartate oxidase, which gives rise to MYDILVLGAGISGLSAALHAAEKGLSVVILTKGAKPDGSSNYAQGGIATVTEKTDKFKFHIDDTLEAGAGLCKKEPVNILTKSGPATIKQLVKWGVQFTPSPVNREEFDLHLEGGHSHHRILHAADLTGKEIMRALLCELHKQKNIDYLENCYIKDLICNGEGKDKRCVGAKIIHQKSGEVENIYAKATILSTGGAGRIWQYTVCPPDSCGDGMAIAARAGAALQDIEFMQFHPTSLYAPSLKKPFLISEAVRGFGGILKNDKGEEFMNQVHPLHSLAPRDIVARAIHREMQRLGKPHMYIDLTGHTPKDIRSHFPNIYAKCMEVGVDMTKEWIPVVPAAHYMCGGVLVDTWSRTEIKGLYACGEVAATGVHGANRLASNSLLESVVYAIRAIDNIETSGLLKEKISTSRSSKKEKVSYTKAAYWRKRRKMLQDMMWTHCGIVRTVAGLNQGLKVIESLEADIATAIKNKETENFYFIEFQNALQVSKMILIAALRRKESRGLHYILDYPNPDPKSKHQSIYLGDKK
- a CDS encoding BrnA antitoxin family protein; the encoded protein is MDKEELKAALIASGHKIVENTLSAEELEDVERELDESVGIDDARLKVLVEKAKTALSGEKSSLKMVSLRLDPQTVENMKKKAAELGMPYQAVARKVLQAAFS
- a CDS encoding peptidylprolyl isomerase; amino-acid sequence: MLTWINEKAKWIIVIFAAGIAVGLLAMDRVPNQGHSYPVGVVNDKKISYAEFDSRIKNIVQNQYQGQHLEDEQYTQLRSDVFRSFVRQILLGEQFEKAELQASVAELESEFSRNPDAVRGRLVQEAQGRLYAIQQQATSQEDLMQRSQAYIASLPKFLTDSTFNKEDYEAWLKTPEAFKWGVMLQFEEDLKNTTIPVRQLQALVGASVHTTSLEANWSVDRRMTDYDVKVAVANGADFAVEDKTVDSVMVAGYYNAHRDSFFVTKDMAKFVYAYLPVEATTGDDARIREYAMTLYYQLTDSSATTSFEDMARISSEDPGSAENGGTLDREAGRGLYVPEFEKAALALDSGAISEPVRSQYGYHLIKSYGKSKDSTGAELAKVGHILLVVNASSETIDSLEAVLNTIKTAVDAGKSFADAAKEQGLEAKTSNWLSRGEDIEGMGYLKGLSAYAWPNENLPPEASKVSPVMKSNKWVAIAEKVGDLKAGDRSLDLFFNSIKANLLRAKAAAAAEAYLNSVAEKVKAVNPEDSTTAVEKVSVESKTTSVDGYVPGFGYSNANFAKAVKNAKVGEWTSAIATENGAVMLKVESKKAPEEEALKAAVKNEVANAGSYVGATLFNDYIANLEAGTPVVNNLDLFYRD
- a CDS encoding DUF4258 domain-containing protein — encoded protein: MNITEHAIERMAERGFTPDMLGKFLSSGYKVEAANSGRYKMIGTVDGVSWTIIVEADMYTIVTVRRSHGGENG